In one window of Streptomyces sp. FXJ1.172 DNA:
- a CDS encoding TetR/AcrR family transcriptional regulator, producing the protein MGHREDLLEGAKRCLLEKGFARTTARDIVKASGTNLASIGYHYGSKDALLAQAYIALVENMSGAFDGGDGVAVEGAPGSLERFRWVWSNIVATMREPDSMWRLSMEVMTIDMPEVREHLSLAQREGGRGLVAALQGVPEEEVSDETADTLGRFYMTLMTGLIAQWTFDARTAPDGDALTEGLRQIIEGAGPATA; encoded by the coding sequence ATGGGACACCGTGAGGATCTGCTCGAGGGCGCCAAGCGCTGCCTGCTGGAGAAGGGCTTCGCGCGCACCACCGCGCGCGACATCGTCAAGGCCTCGGGGACCAACCTGGCCTCGATCGGCTACCACTACGGCTCGAAGGACGCGCTCCTCGCGCAGGCCTACATCGCGTTGGTGGAGAACATGTCCGGCGCCTTCGACGGGGGCGACGGCGTCGCCGTCGAGGGCGCGCCCGGCTCGCTGGAGCGGTTCCGGTGGGTGTGGTCGAACATCGTCGCCACTATGCGGGAGCCGGACTCGATGTGGCGGCTCAGCATGGAGGTCATGACCATCGACATGCCCGAGGTGCGCGAGCATCTGTCCCTTGCGCAGCGCGAGGGCGGGCGCGGACTCGTGGCCGCCCTCCAGGGGGTGCCGGAGGAGGAGGTCTCCGACGAGACGGCCGACACCCTCGGCCGCTTCTACATGACGCTGATGACCGGGCTCATCGCGCAGTGGACGTTCGACGCCAGGACCGCGCCCGACGGGGACGCGCTCACCGAGGGGCTCCGGCAGATCATCGAGGGGGCGGGACCGGCGACTGCCTGA
- a CDS encoding MFS transporter yields MPNLTSTTTGTTTSTSTTTTRAGRREWTALGVLMLPLLLVSMDVSVLYFATPAISADLHPSGTQQLWIFDIYGFVLAGLLMTMGSLGDRIGRRRLLLMGAAAFGGASLLAAYANSAGTLIAARAVLGIGGATLMPSTMALLRTMFTDPGQRAKAIGLWSGVMTGGIALGSVMSGILVEHFWWGSVFLVNLPAMALLLVLGPVLLPESKDPNPGRFDWPSVPLSMAAVLPVIYGLKEIPSEGWHPLYVVSITVGLVFAALFVHRQRTSPSPLIPPALLRGHGFTPALVLNLVAALAMMGSAIFTTQYLQSVLGKSPLSAALWSLLPSVFIGFAGPVTAQLVQRGVHRGHVVAGGFVAMAAGFSMLALLGTDSLWLALAGAGVLACGMVAISSQLVDLAMSSAPVERAGTASSLLETGTEFGGALGMAVLGSIGTAVYRHEMPSTAPAGARQTLGDALATAAHLPGPAGESLLATAREAFTSGFRGAAIAGAVILVLAAVGAVLGLRRIEAGEK; encoded by the coding sequence ATGCCGAACCTGACGAGCACGACCACGGGTACGACCACGAGCACGAGTACGACCACCACCCGCGCCGGACGCCGCGAGTGGACCGCTCTCGGCGTGCTGATGCTGCCGCTGCTGCTGGTCTCGATGGACGTCTCCGTCCTGTACTTCGCGACCCCCGCGATCAGCGCGGACCTGCACCCGAGTGGCACCCAGCAGCTGTGGATCTTCGACATCTACGGCTTCGTCCTGGCCGGCCTGCTGATGACGATGGGCTCGCTCGGCGACCGCATCGGCCGCCGCAGGCTGCTCCTCATGGGCGCCGCCGCCTTCGGCGGCGCCTCGCTCCTCGCGGCCTACGCGAACAGCGCCGGGACCCTGATCGCGGCCCGCGCCGTCCTCGGCATCGGCGGCGCGACCCTGATGCCGTCCACGATGGCGCTGCTGCGCACGATGTTCACCGACCCCGGCCAGCGGGCGAAGGCGATCGGGCTGTGGTCCGGCGTGATGACCGGCGGGATCGCGCTCGGCTCGGTGATGAGCGGCATCCTCGTCGAGCACTTCTGGTGGGGCTCGGTCTTCCTGGTCAACCTGCCCGCGATGGCGCTGCTGCTGGTCCTCGGCCCGGTGCTGCTGCCGGAGTCGAAGGACCCGAACCCGGGCCGCTTCGACTGGCCGAGCGTCCCGCTGTCGATGGCCGCCGTGCTCCCCGTGATCTACGGCCTGAAGGAGATCCCGTCCGAGGGCTGGCACCCGCTGTACGTCGTCTCGATCACCGTCGGCCTGGTCTTCGCCGCCCTGTTCGTCCACCGGCAGCGCACCAGCCCCTCCCCGCTGATCCCGCCGGCCCTGCTGAGGGGCCACGGCTTCACCCCGGCGCTGGTGCTGAACCTCGTCGCCGCGCTCGCCATGATGGGCTCGGCCATCTTCACCACGCAGTACCTGCAGTCGGTCCTCGGCAAGAGCCCGCTGTCGGCCGCCCTGTGGAGCCTGCTGCCCTCGGTGTTCATCGGGTTCGCCGGTCCGGTCACCGCACAGCTGGTCCAGCGGGGCGTCCACCGGGGTCACGTCGTCGCCGGCGGCTTCGTGGCCATGGCGGCCGGTTTCTCGATGCTCGCCCTCCTCGGCACCGACTCGCTGTGGCTGGCGCTGGCCGGGGCCGGTGTCCTCGCCTGCGGGATGGTCGCGATCTCGTCCCAGCTGGTGGACCTGGCCATGAGCAGCGCCCCGGTGGAGCGGGCGGGCACGGCCTCCTCGCTGCTGGAGACCGGCACCGAGTTCGGCGGCGCGCTCGGCATGGCGGTGCTCGGCTCCATCGGTACGGCGGTCTACCGCCACGAGATGCCGTCCACCGCCCCGGCCGGGGCGCGCCAGACCCTGGGCGACGCCCTCGCCACGGCCGCCCATCTGCCCGGGCCGGCCGGTGAGTCCCTCCTCGCCACCGCCCGCGAGGCGTTCACCAGCGGGTTCCGGGGCGCGGCGATCGCCGGGGCGGTGATCCTGGTGCTGGCTGCGGTGGGGGCGGTGCTGGGGCTGCGGAGGATCGAGGCCGGCGAGAAGTAG
- the serA gene encoding phosphoglycerate dehydrogenase — translation MSPKPVVLIAEELSPATVDALGPDFEIRHANGADRAQLLPAIADVDAILIRSATKVDAEAIAAAKKLKVVARAGVGLDNVDVSAATKAGVMVVNAPTSNIVTAAELACGLLLATARNIPQANAALKNGEWKRSKYTGVELAEKTLGVVGLGRIGALVAQRMSAFGMKVVAYDPYVQPARAAQMGVKVLSLDELLEVSDFITVHLPKTPETLGLIGEEALRKVKPNVRIVNAARGGIVDEEALYAALKEGRVAGAGLDVYAQEPCTDSPLFELDQVVCTPHLGASTDEAQEKAGIAVAKSVRLALAGELVPDAVNVQGGVIAEDVKPGLPLAERLGRIFTALAGEVAHRLDVEVYGEITQHDVKVLELSALKGVFEDVVAETVSYVNAPLFAQERGVEVRLTTSSESSEHRNVVTVRGTLAGGEEVSVSGTLAGPKHLQKIVAVGDYDVDLALADHMVVLRYEDRPGVVGTVGRILGEAGINIAGMQVARAGVGGEALAVLTVDDTVAAAVLAEVASEIGAASARSVNLV, via the coding sequence GTGAGCCCGAAACCTGTCGTACTCATCGCTGAAGAGCTGTCGCCCGCGACCGTGGACGCGCTCGGCCCGGACTTCGAGATCCGGCACGCCAATGGAGCCGACCGCGCCCAGCTGCTGCCGGCCATCGCCGACGTCGACGCGATCCTGATCCGTTCCGCCACCAAGGTCGACGCCGAGGCCATCGCCGCGGCGAAGAAGCTCAAGGTCGTCGCGCGCGCCGGCGTCGGCCTGGACAACGTCGACGTCTCCGCCGCCACCAAGGCCGGCGTGATGGTCGTCAACGCCCCGACCTCCAACATCGTGACCGCCGCCGAGCTGGCCTGCGGTCTGCTCCTCGCCACCGCCCGCAACATCCCGCAGGCCAACGCCGCGCTCAAGAACGGCGAGTGGAAGCGCAGCAAGTACACGGGCGTCGAGCTGGCCGAGAAGACCCTCGGCGTCGTGGGCCTCGGCCGTATCGGCGCGCTGGTCGCCCAGCGCATGTCCGCCTTCGGGATGAAGGTCGTCGCCTACGACCCCTACGTCCAGCCTGCCCGGGCCGCGCAGATGGGCGTCAAGGTCCTCTCCCTGGACGAGCTGCTGGAGGTCTCCGACTTCATCACCGTCCACCTGCCCAAGACCCCCGAGACCCTCGGCCTGATCGGCGAGGAGGCGCTGCGCAAGGTCAAGCCGAACGTGCGCATCGTCAACGCCGCGCGTGGCGGCATCGTGGACGAGGAGGCGCTGTACGCGGCGCTGAAGGAGGGCCGGGTCGCCGGCGCGGGCCTCGACGTCTACGCGCAGGAGCCCTGCACGGACTCCCCGCTGTTCGAGCTGGACCAGGTCGTGTGCACCCCGCACCTGGGCGCCTCCACCGACGAGGCCCAGGAGAAGGCCGGCATCGCCGTCGCGAAGTCCGTGCGTCTCGCCCTCGCCGGTGAGCTGGTCCCGGACGCGGTCAACGTCCAGGGCGGTGTCATCGCCGAGGACGTCAAGCCCGGTCTGCCGCTCGCCGAGCGCCTCGGCCGCATCTTCACCGCGCTCGCCGGCGAGGTCGCGCACCGCCTCGACGTCGAGGTGTACGGCGAGATCACCCAGCACGACGTGAAGGTGCTGGAGCTGTCCGCGCTCAAGGGCGTCTTCGAGGACGTCGTCGCCGAGACCGTGTCGTACGTCAACGCCCCGCTGTTCGCGCAGGAGCGCGGTGTCGAGGTCCGGCTGACCACCAGCTCCGAGTCGAGCGAGCACCGCAACGTCGTCACCGTGCGCGGCACCCTCGCGGGCGGCGAGGAGGTCTCGGTCTCCGGCACGCTGGCCGGCCCGAAGCACCTCCAGAAGATCGTCGCGGTCGGCGACTACGACGTCGACCTCGCGCTCGCCGACCACATGGTCGTGCTGCGCTACGAGGACCGTCCCGGTGTCGTCGGCACCGTCGGCCGCATCCTCGGCGAGGCGGGCATCAACATCGCCGGTATGCAGGTCGCTCGCGCAGGGGTGGGCGGCGAGGCGCTGGCCGTGCTGACCGTCGACGACACGGTGGCCGCTGCCGTGCTGGCCGAGGTCGCCTCCGAGATCGGCGCCGCGTCCGCCCGCTCGGTGAACCTGGTCTGA
- the ilvC gene encoding ketol-acid reductoisomerase, which translates to MAELFYDADADLSIIQGRKVAVIGYGSQGHAHALSLRDSGVDVRVGLHEGSKSKAKAEEQGLRVVTPSEAAAEADVIMILVPDPLQAQVYEESIKDNLKDGDALFFGHGFNIRFGFIKPPAGVDVCMVAPKGPGHLVRRQYEEGRGVPCIAAVEQDASGSAFALALSYAKGIGGTRAGVIKTTFTEETETDLFGEQAVLCGGTAALVKAGFETLTEAGYQPEIAYFECLHELKLIVDLMYEGGLEKMRWSISETAEWGDYVTGPRIITDATKAEMKKVLAEIQDGSFAQNWMDEYHGGLKKYNEYKQQDSEHLLETTGKQLRKLMSWVNEEA; encoded by the coding sequence GTGGCCGAGCTGTTCTACGACGCTGACGCCGACCTGTCCATCATCCAGGGCCGCAAGGTCGCGGTCATCGGCTACGGCAGCCAGGGCCACGCCCACGCGCTGTCGCTGCGCGACTCCGGTGTCGACGTCCGCGTCGGTCTGCACGAGGGCTCCAAGTCCAAGGCGAAGGCCGAGGAGCAGGGCCTGCGCGTGGTGACCCCCTCGGAGGCCGCCGCCGAGGCCGACGTCATCATGATCCTGGTCCCGGACCCGCTCCAGGCCCAGGTCTACGAGGAGTCCATCAAGGACAACCTCAAGGACGGCGACGCCCTGTTCTTCGGCCACGGCTTCAACATCCGCTTCGGCTTCATCAAGCCCCCGGCCGGCGTGGACGTCTGCATGGTCGCCCCGAAGGGCCCGGGCCACCTGGTCCGCCGTCAGTACGAGGAGGGCCGCGGCGTTCCGTGCATCGCCGCCGTCGAGCAGGACGCCTCCGGAAGCGCCTTCGCGCTGGCCCTGTCGTACGCCAAGGGCATCGGCGGCACCCGGGCCGGCGTCATCAAGACGACCTTCACCGAGGAGACCGAGACCGACCTCTTCGGCGAGCAGGCCGTCCTGTGCGGTGGTACGGCCGCGCTGGTCAAGGCGGGCTTCGAGACCCTGACCGAGGCCGGCTACCAGCCGGAGATCGCCTACTTCGAGTGCCTGCACGAGCTGAAGCTGATCGTGGACCTCATGTACGAGGGCGGCCTGGAGAAGATGCGCTGGTCCATCTCCGAGACCGCCGAGTGGGGCGACTACGTCACCGGCCCGCGCATCATCACCGACGCCACCAAGGCCGAGATGAAGAAGGTCCTCGCCGAGATCCAGGACGGCTCCTTCGCCCAGAACTGGATGGACGAGTACCACGGCGGTCTGAAGAAGTACAACGAGTACAAGCAGCAGGACTCCGAGCACCTGCTGGAGACCACCGGCAAGCAGCTGCGCAAGCTGATGAGCTGGGTGAACGAGGAGGCGTAA
- the ilvN gene encoding acetolactate synthase small subunit, with amino-acid sequence MSKHTLSVLVENTPGILARIAALFSRRGFNIDSLAVGVTEHPDISRITIVVGVEDLPLEQVTKQLNKLVNVLKIVELEPGQAVQRELVLVKVRADNETRSQIVEIVQLFRAKTVDVSPEAVTIEATGSSEKLSAMLKMLEPFGIKELVQSGTIAIGRGARSITDRSLRALDRSA; translated from the coding sequence ATGTCCAAGCACACGCTCTCCGTCCTGGTGGAGAACACGCCGGGCATCCTGGCCCGGATCGCCGCCCTGTTCTCGCGCCGCGGCTTCAACATCGACTCGCTCGCGGTCGGCGTCACCGAGCACCCCGACATCTCCCGCATCACCATCGTGGTGGGCGTCGAGGACCTGCCGCTGGAGCAGGTCACCAAGCAGCTCAACAAGCTCGTCAACGTGCTGAAGATCGTCGAACTGGAACCCGGTCAGGCCGTTCAGCGCGAACTCGTTCTGGTGAAGGTGCGCGCCGACAACGAGACCCGCTCCCAGATCGTGGAGATCGTCCAGCTGTTCCGCGCCAAGACCGTGGACGTCTCCCCGGAGGCCGTGACCATCGAGGCCACCGGATCCAGCGAGAAGCTGTCCGCCATGCTCAAGATGCTGGAGCCGTTCGGCATCAAGGAGCTGGTCCAGTCCGGCACGATCGCGATCGGCCGCGGCGCCCGTTCGATCACGGACCGCTCGCTGCGCGCCCTGGACCGATCCGCGTAA